A single Lactuca sativa cultivar Salinas chromosome 8, Lsat_Salinas_v11, whole genome shotgun sequence DNA region contains:
- the LOC111907614 gene encoding uncharacterized protein LOC111907614, giving the protein MVGKNDENPKTTDPKITEIPKTVDSKITENPYGIANIRSSIPIILDLERMNYDSWHELFETHCSGFGVGHHLQPPADPASSDMEEWKRIDNIVKMWIYGMLSPSLL; this is encoded by the coding sequence ATGGTTGGTAAAAACGATGAAAATCCCAAGACTACTGATCCCAAAATCACTGAAATCCCCAAGACTGTTGATTCCAAAATCACCGAAAACCCATACGGCATCGCAAATATCCGATCCTCCATTCCAATTATTCTTGATCTTGAAAGAATGAATTACGACTCATGGCATGAACTATTTGAAACACATTGTTCTGGGTTCGGTGTAGGTCACCATCTTCAACCACCCGCTGATCCTGCCTCCTCCGACATGGAGGAATGGAAACGAATCGATAACATCGTCAAGATGTGGATTTATGGTATGCTTTCTCCTTCTCTACTATAG